The Girardinichthys multiradiatus isolate DD_20200921_A chromosome 7, DD_fGirMul_XY1, whole genome shotgun sequence region gtgtgttgcttacccctgctgaggtttttttgtactgtttcagactctattctgctaagaatagagtctgaaatatgattttttccctcctatcttaatttacctaaatgtgtgatttcatttcttttcatagattttactagcgaaaaccaaacattattagtaacttggactttagctgcttttacaccaatgacccagctttcttaattagattacttagttcaacttcagcaccagtaaaagcaatatattattagcacctgaaaatgtggattaaagctgttttgtaccagtgactcagcttcactagttagaattcagtggaatgatgagacttcttagcacaagatgctttccccgaCATAGatgacttaatgatataattacctctttagaaagattggtttagaaccagctcttaccagtaaaacccaaaggattattattgttatctgtatcattgtaatattgaccagagatttttatatttctcagaaggattcatagatttttagatttattagcatttgatttgtttttctgtgttctttgtgattgtattgtaattgtatatacagcgctttgagtgtcttggtactgaaaagcactatataaataaacttaccttacaaTGTTTTATTGTCATGTGTGGGGtttctcaggttttgaaaattaaccgtcaattttaaaatcttgccgtgtgaaccaggcataaggGGGCTGTGGAGAAGAGAAGACATCCCAGTCTGAGAGATTTGGAGAGGTTTTGCAGGTAAAGTAAGAAAAAATTGCCAAGTCAAGATATGGGACACTGACAGACTCCTTCTGAAGACTGAATGCAACaaagtattattttaaagttGTGCATATTTATGCAACAAGGATTTATTATgcttgattttttgtttttttatcacaaACACCTGGCTTTTTAAAAGGGGTGTGTGCACATTTTGTGTCCACTGTTTTCACTCGTCATGGAAATCTAACTTTATTCTCGATGTAATAGATTTTTATCTGGATTTTTGATTTAGTCTCTCCACATTGCAAGAAAACTACCACAAAAATGAGATATATAGGTTAGGATAATACAAAAGTCTTTTCATAAATGTTTAGGAAAAAAGACAATGCATAGgaataaaatatggaaaagatctttaagaaaaacatgtttaccGGCAGGCAGACTGTAATTCTACCCTTGACTTAAAAAGTAAGTCTTGCACTTCTAAAAGGTAGAATTATGAAGAGACTGAAACAATACTTGTAGTTGTATAATTTAAGTTATTTTCTGTATTAAGAAGCCAGCCTGAAAAAGGAGTTTCATCTAAATCAGTAAAGTATATGTACACTTGTGACCAGCTCTGCAACAATTACAACCCTTATCAGTTACAATCAAATGGTGGAAGCAACCTCTTTGCTAAAACTACAGAATGATGCATTAACAATCTGAGTGCCTTAAAACGTTTAAGGCTCCAATGTTCttaaaaactgaagaaacaCTGGTGCTTTGAGAAAGTATACATTAACAGTTCTGTTCGGGGAAGAATATAGTGTACAGAACCTATGGGAAAATGTTAATCCAGACTAGATTTTACAGAAAGCAGAGATTTAAGAATGAGAACAATTGCTCCATATGCAGCTGTTGTCACAACAATGCACCTTTGTTGGGCCACAACAAAACCCCTGTTCTTCAGCGAGTCAGCAAACACAGATTTCCATGGTACAAACGCTAGAGAGCACCATGCACTCCCCTCCTAAGTGAACTGCAGGATGGAGGCTTTCTCCGCTCTTTAATGATGGAGAACAACACGCTGGGAGAAGACGTGACCATTTTTGTTCTACTTTAGATTCAACAAAGAGTGTCGCAAAAGATGGAGACAGTTACACCTCCTTCAACGCAGTCAAAACTCAAATCTGACAAAGAAGAAGCGGCAAAAAGTTCAAAGATACTGGAGATCATTAATGGGAGCACTGTTGACACCGCGAAAATGACAGAAGAGCCAGAGGACAGAGAGGTTTGGTCAATGGAGATGGGAGATGACTCTGTGTTCTACAGTGATGAGGAGCAAGCTCACCAGGATAAAGAATCTGTTATCCTAGCTGGCTTCAGTGCTCAAAGGTACGAGGATCCTGTTAAAAGTGGGGCAGCTGGTGAAACCAACCAACAGATGGAAAGAAATTCAGGAGAGAAAGGTCTTATTTACAAAGGAAATTCAGAGATGGAGAAGGAAATCAACCAGTGGGTCATTTGGACTGAAGAAGAAAACCAGAAGCTTGAGACACTTAAAACTAAAAGAATGCATGTATCTGACCCTGGGGAATCAGCTGCAGAGTCTGATGTCACTCCTGGAAAGTTTGTGAAAACATCTGCACAGTTTGTGCTGCAAAATAAAGCAGCAGCAAATGGTACGGCATGCTTAAGGTCTaggcaaaacaaatgttttaaaagctttccttttatatttataaatgctttctttccttcttttctcaGTGGACCAACAAGTTAAGAAAGAGGAAGCGATGACTGAAGCTGACACCTCAGACCAACACCTGTGTGACTTACTCAACAATGGTGGTTATACAGGGCCGAACAGGAACGCAGAATTTCCTCAAACACTATCTGTTGCTGACACCCAGCAATCAAGTGACATGCAGCTTGTGGGAGACGCGCGAGCCAAATCTCTGCAAAACCCCTGCCAAGGTCAGATGAACCTGCCACCGCCAAAGAAATCTGACTGCAGCGCCTTCAACCACCTCACCTCCTCCAAGTACAGTACCGTGTCCTACCGCAGGATCCGCAGAGGCAACACACGACAGAGGAGTTTGAATTCttgttaatgaataaaaaataacctGCTTTtgcaatgcataaaaaaaaaaatggagcgCCAAATAACACACAGCCTGAAGCTCAACAAGCTTACAAATGTTCAAgctctaaaatgtatttatcagtGGTTTTAGAAATACCTGATATTTACAATATGCTTACATCCCATTGTGTTGTTCTTGACATCCATAAATCTCATcaattttaatgctataatgtTCTTAGAAAAATGTCTAATTCTGTAGTAGTATGTCTATGGACGGATGCAGTTTGACTAGCAAGTTTAAAGACATACATCATGGACACGTATGTAATACTAAATTGGGtatttgaatgatttatttgaaccaGTGGGATAATACAACCAAAAACtttgatgattaaaaaaaacaggaactgGGTGGAcgagtttgaatttattgtggattttcagGGTCATTGAATCACAAATGTGTATATAGGCCCAAATATGGTAAGAAATAATTGAAATAGAGCCAGTCTGACAAcctgaagtaggctaaaagatcttaaAACGCAATGTTCAACTTGCACCTTGAATACATGCTTGGTTTGGCCATCCAAAAGCTTCTTGACCATTTGGGCAGAAATGGTAGAGTTAGCTTTCTtcaaccagttttgatgtggtTAGGATTGCTAGCTTGCTGGGACACCCAGTTTTCAActgtattttaatttgaaatttgtgctctgcagcagcaccaCTGGCTGTGAAACCAACCACtggcatgatgccaccaccaccgTGCCTCTGAGGAGGTGGAGTGTTATTAGGTGAAGGTTTCACCTCCTCCAAACATACTTTTGAGGTCAAAAAGCTCAATCTCTGATAATAAATCTTTTCTCCAGAAAGTACTTGGATTATTCATGCAAAATTCAACCTTGCTTTTAAAAGTAGTGATTTTGGAGCATGTGGTTTTCTCTAGGTCAGCACCGCCTCAGTCCATGTTGAATTTAAACTGGCCCGACTGTGGACAATGACTCTCACAGGTTATCTGTTTAAGCCTTGGTGGTTCAAGAATATCTTAATAAGCTTCCTTTCACTGAAGATGTGTTCAGGTCAGACGGTTCAAATCTGGATTTAGATGTTTGTCCCACCAAGACAAAAAAATCCTAGAAACAgcttaagcttctggaatggccctGTTCAAAATGAATGAGCTTTGCTTAAAAGCCAAATCTGCGacagtaaaacaataaattcaAGTAACTGTATCATTTCTGGTAAGAAGAGCAGTCAAATATCCGTGCAGAACTATGCTACACACTAAGCAGACGGCGTGATCGACTTACCAAGAGATGTGAATAATGTATCATCATTATactcaggaaaaaaacaaaactaatgagATGTTATTAAATGCCCAAAATTAGTATGACATTTCTGCAGAGAATGGGTGAATAAATACTGGTTAGAAATGTAAATTAAGGTTTTAATTTTGTGATTTTGTAGAATAAACTTGGGagatattaaaatatgaatttgaAGTTCTCATAATGTTCGCATCTATGGTAAAAAGCCATGACAGTAGAGGTTCAATAACTTACAAGAGTTAAATTGTGACATTTTTAGAGGTAATTCACTACACAAACTGTCATCCCGTGGCTAAGGACTAAACAGAATAAAGAATTGTATCTAGCAAGATCTTTATTGTCGTTTCATGTTCATTAGAATATGCTTTTGTTTGGCCAAAAAGAGTTTAACAGGTTGGTAAAATCACAACACAGGTTTATTTGAGGGCCTGAACCAACAGTTCCCCctagtgttaaaagaaagaaatctttCCATGTAGTGTTTTCTAATCAAATCAAAAGTCCAAGTATAAACCATTTAAACCCATATAAGCAACATAAATTACACCACATCTTGAAAcacacaaattttttttttttttaacaaaacaataaattctTCACTCTTGTTATTCAGTCCATGAAGAAACAAAATCTGAGGCACTATTTAACCACTGGGGACATTTCCACAGATATCAATTTCAATCCCAGTTTTTTTGAAAACACTCTCAGgcagttaaatattatttttatctgcTAACAAACAACCCCCTCACCAACTGATTgatatttatgcaaatgtcttCCACCGAACTGCTTCCTTCTTCCTCAAGTCAGTCAGTTGTAGCAACTGCACCACAGTTTGCGCTGTAAGGCCACCAGATGTTTCCATAGAGCATTTTAAAGCTCATTGTCGTACGTAATGATGTGTGAACTCCCACTTTTGGAAGACGCTGCTGGGTTGACACGGGCGGAGACGAACAGAGTCATCCCGAGGTTCTGCTTCCAGGCACATGTGGTCGGAAACAAACTCCGAGATGAGATGCTCTGTCTTTGCAAGCACAAAAGAGGAAGCACAATTAACGCACACAGCTTTAAGCATGACTTTGATTCCACTAAAGCAGCAGTATGCATAGAGAACCTACTAGAGCTGAGTTGGAGGTTTTGTAGAACCAGCGGAGTTCACGTTTGGCGTTGTCACATGGCAGCAATGCGAAGCCGCTGCCCGTGCTTTGGGCTGCAACACAGAGGTTCTGGTGTCGAATGTTCCTCATCCAGGTGTAATTAAATTGTTGACTCTGTTTtccaacacacaaaaacaggaaGAGTTAATGCAGCTTGTAACCATATAatgctttgaaaatgttttcataccAGCTCAACTTTTGTCCCATTCCAACATTAATTTGTGTGTAATTGGAATGTGGACGAGGATTGTGGTGTCCATTTGCCTTTAGCTATCTACATGCACAGTATGAGGGACTGCTGCAATAACATAATGCAAGTGAATGTCCACATGCTCACCCAGGAGGAgcgaatgctacaagtcactgactcgatgcaatctgctggttttccttagatagaaaacatttaaccaatttgaatacactaaatttgactgcattgtctAATAACTAAGACCAACTGAAAcctacagaggttggacaatgaaactgaaacacctggttttagaccacaataatttattagtatggtgtagggcctccttttgtggccaatacagcatcgattcgtcttgggaatgacatatacaagtcctgcacagtggtcagagggattttaagccattcttcttgcaggatagtggccaggtcactacgtgatactggtggaggaaaacgtttcctgactcgctcctccaaaacaccccaaagtggctcaataatatttagatctggtgactgtgcaggccatgggagatgttcaacttcactttcatgttcatcaaaccaatctttcaccagtcttgctgtgtgtattggtgcattgtcatcctgatacacggcaccgccttcaggatacaatgtttgaaccattggatgcacatggtcctcaagaatggttcggtagtcctgggcagtgacacgcccatctagcacaagtattgggccaagggaatgccatgatatggcagcccaaaccatcactgatccacccccatgcttcactctgggcatgcaacagtctgggtggtacgcttctttggggcttctccacaccataactctcccggatgtggggaaaactgtaaaggtggactcatcagagaacaatacatgtttcacattgtccacagcccaagatttgcgctccttgcaccattgaaaccaatgtttggcattggcatgagtgaccaaaagtttggctatagcagcccggccgtgtatattgaccctgtggagctcctgacggacagttctggtggaaacaggagagttgaggtgcacatttaattcttccatgatttgggcagcttcctcttgcgtccacagttaatcctgttggatatggttcatccttcttggtgacattgctggataccgtggctcttgatacatcacaaagacttgctgtcttggtcacagacacgccagcaagatgtgcaccaacaatttgtcctattttgaactctggtatgtgacccataatgttgttgtgtgcatttcaatattttgagcaaaactgtgctcttaccctgctaattgaaccttcacactctgctcttactggtgcaatgtacaatcaatgaagactggctaccaggctggtccaatttatccatgaaacctcccacactaaaatgacagctgtttcagtttcattgtcaaacCCCTGTATTTACTTGACTTACAATctatatgatttgattgaatggACTTTGTAAAGTATCTTGAGATGATGTGCTGTAtactggcgctatataaataaactgaattgaattgctgctaccaccatgtttcactaagGGGTTGGTGTGCTCACGGTTACATTTTCACCCCACATAGCGTTTTGtatgaaagacaaaaaaggtAAAAGTTTGGTCTCACCTGAACAGAGCAACATTCTCTAcacgtttgctgtgttcctAACATGGCGTATGGCAAACTAAAAACAGGACTCTCTAGCTTTCTTTCACAATAGTTTTCTTCTTgcttcttttacataaaatgtcagatttgtggagtgcctgagttttcccacctgagctgcagatcTTTCCAGCACCTCTTTAGTAACTATGGATCTCTTAATTAATGCAATTAGTTGAGGTGGATGGCCACATCTTCAAAGGTTTGCAGCTGTGTcatacttttaaaattttcaggTATCGGTCTAAACAGTAC contains the following coding sequences:
- the LOC124871842 gene encoding uncharacterized protein LOC124871842; amino-acid sequence: METVTPPSTQSKLKSDKEEAAKSSKILEIINGSTVDTAKMTEEPEDREVWSMEMGDDSVFYSDEEQAHQDKESVILAGFSAQRYEDPVKSGAAGETNQQMERNSGEKGLIYKGNSEMEKEINQWVIWTEEENQKLETLKTKRMHVSDPGESAAESDVTPGKFVKTSAQFVLQNKAAANVDQQVKKEEAMTEADTSDQHLCDLLNNGGYTGPNRNAEFPQTLSVADTQQSSDMQLVGDARAKSLQNPCQGQMNLPPPKKSDCSAFNHLTSSKYSTVSYRRIRRGNTRQRSLNSC